A section of the Rubritalea squalenifaciens DSM 18772 genome encodes:
- a CDS encoding DNA gyrase/topoisomerase IV subunit A translates to MSQEEMPEVSLRDMYSDYFLDYASYVILERAVPHIDDGLKPVQRRILHSMDEMDDGRYNKVANIVGNTMKYHPHGDASIGDAMVGLGQKDLLIDTQGNWGNVLTGDRAAAPRYIEARLTPFAKEISFNPKTTDWTPSYDGRNKEPVALSMKFPLLLAQGVEGIAVGLACKILPHNFIELIDASISALRKEPYSLYPDFPTGGIMDASDYREGLRGGKIRVRAKVDIDSKKLLRITEVPFGVTTGGLMDSIVAANEKGKIKISKIEDNTAANADILVHLPAGADPEITRDALYAFTDCGVSISPNACVIIDGKPRFMGVNDILKHSAYLTKDLLQQELEIKLGELNDKWHFSSLEKIFIENRIYRDIEECETWEAVIEAIDKGLKPFKKLLKREVTQDDIVRLTEIRIKRISKYDSFKADEAIRVLEENIEEVEKNLRNLTRFTIRYFENLKKKFGKGRERKTVLQEFEVVDRTQVVIANETLYVDRKNGFAGFGLKKEEAVEKCSELDDVVVFNSDGVMKVMKVAEKFFVGKRPLHIAVFRKDEEKIYSMIYREGRDGPVRAKRFKIGGVTREKEYEIAKGPKGSRVFYFAVHDSEEESSNNVVVVHLKAALRLRNLARPFHFGEIAVKGRSVRGNLVTKHAVDRVVRAPKDLSEGEGDLFQGK, encoded by the coding sequence ATGAGTCAGGAAGAAATGCCGGAAGTGAGTTTGCGTGATATGTACTCAGACTATTTCCTGGATTACGCGAGTTATGTAATACTTGAGCGCGCGGTGCCTCATATTGACGACGGTTTGAAGCCAGTGCAGCGCCGTATATTGCACTCCATGGATGAGATGGATGATGGCCGCTACAACAAAGTTGCGAACATCGTTGGGAATACCATGAAGTACCATCCGCATGGTGACGCTTCCATTGGGGATGCCATGGTGGGCTTAGGTCAGAAAGACTTATTGATCGATACCCAGGGTAACTGGGGTAACGTTCTCACGGGCGACCGAGCTGCAGCTCCTCGATATATTGAGGCCCGACTAACTCCATTTGCCAAGGAGATCAGCTTTAACCCAAAGACTACGGACTGGACGCCGAGTTATGACGGGCGAAATAAAGAGCCGGTTGCATTGTCCATGAAGTTTCCTTTGCTTCTTGCCCAAGGGGTCGAGGGGATTGCCGTGGGCTTGGCGTGTAAAATTTTGCCTCATAACTTCATAGAGCTGATCGATGCGAGCATTTCAGCTCTACGTAAGGAACCATATTCCCTGTATCCAGATTTCCCGACTGGTGGAATCATGGACGCCAGCGATTATCGTGAAGGCCTACGTGGTGGGAAGATACGAGTCAGAGCGAAGGTGGACATCGACAGCAAGAAGTTGCTTAGGATTACCGAGGTGCCATTCGGTGTTACAACCGGCGGATTGATGGACAGTATCGTCGCGGCTAATGAAAAGGGCAAAATCAAGATCTCCAAGATTGAGGACAATACTGCAGCGAACGCAGACATCTTGGTGCATTTGCCTGCAGGTGCGGATCCAGAGATTACAAGGGATGCCCTCTATGCCTTTACGGATTGCGGTGTCAGCATCTCGCCGAATGCCTGTGTGATTATCGATGGTAAACCACGCTTCATGGGGGTCAATGACATCCTTAAGCACAGCGCTTACCTGACCAAGGATTTGTTACAGCAGGAGCTTGAGATCAAATTGGGTGAGCTCAATGACAAGTGGCATTTCAGCTCCTTGGAGAAGATCTTTATTGAGAATCGCATCTATCGCGACATCGAGGAGTGTGAAACTTGGGAGGCTGTCATTGAGGCCATCGACAAGGGGCTCAAGCCATTCAAGAAACTGCTCAAGCGTGAGGTTACCCAGGATGACATTGTTCGTCTTACCGAAATCAGGATTAAGCGGATTTCCAAATACGACAGCTTCAAGGCAGATGAAGCCATCAGAGTCTTGGAGGAAAATATTGAAGAAGTAGAAAAGAATCTGCGTAACTTGACTCGCTTCACCATCAGGTACTTCGAAAACCTCAAGAAGAAGTTCGGTAAAGGGCGTGAGCGAAAGACGGTTCTGCAGGAGTTCGAGGTTGTTGATCGTACCCAGGTTGTGATCGCCAACGAGACTCTTTACGTAGATCGCAAGAATGGTTTTGCTGGTTTTGGCCTGAAGAAGGAGGAAGCTGTCGAAAAATGCTCGGAACTTGACGATGTTGTGGTCTTCAACTCTGACGGAGTGATGAAGGTGATGAAGGTTGCCGAGAAGTTTTTCGTCGGTAAGCGTCCACTTCACATAGCCGTCTTCCGTAAAGATGAGGAGAAAATTTACTCAATGATTTACCGTGAGGGGCGTGATGGTCCAGTGCGCGCCAAGCGCTTCAAGATCGGCGGCGTTACTCGAGAGAAAGAGTATGAGATTGCCAAAGGGCCCAAAGGTAGCCGAGTCTTTTACTTCGCGGTCCACGACTCTGAAGAAGAGAGCTCTAACAATGTGGTGGTAGTTCACCTCAAGGCTGCACTGAGGTTGCGCAACCTTGCCAGACCATTCCACTTTGGAGAGATTGCCGTTAAAGGGCGAAGTGTCCGTGGCAATCTGGTAACTAAGCATGCTGTAGACCGGGTAGTACGTGCGCCTAAGGATTTATCCGAAGGAGAGGGTGACCTTTTCCAAGGGAAATAA
- a CDS encoding AI-2E family transporter has product MSNDNQSDFIPSEEEDEHKASLRDSIRRMTNVQLGILLLAGAYTLYFVRPVLLPVILALLITLILNPIQKFLHEKLHILSPVAALMILMMVTSGVGAAIIYLSEPAYEYSEKLRDDIVKQRLKNVFQPLSDIQSGLNKVATEVEKITTPKEPEVEDEFAPPESIARPGIEKEVSPPLETPATVLDDIKDNKPVRVKVGKSPVDELIKTVKSVGYHLVITFILVFFLLAYGENMIKHITEVEATAALMDQLTTEVSRYMLTITVINSLLGVITGLAMWALGMPNPILWGVMAGTLNFIPYIGAIIGAVIVFLVAATHFDNQLAVILVPAVYYMLTIIEGNFLTPAILGKSFTVNPIVIFIWVMAWGALWGIPGMLIGLPILMVVRISLSKFPMFNRLERIISA; this is encoded by the coding sequence ATGAGTAACGACAACCAGAGCGATTTCATACCTAGTGAGGAAGAGGACGAACACAAGGCTTCGTTACGTGATAGTATTAGAAGGATGACTAACGTGCAGCTTGGCATCTTGTTACTCGCTGGTGCTTACACGCTCTACTTTGTCCGCCCTGTGCTCCTCCCGGTCATACTAGCACTCCTCATAACACTCATTCTCAACCCTATACAAAAGTTTCTACACGAAAAACTTCACATCCTATCTCCAGTAGCCGCGTTAATGATTCTTATGATGGTTACCTCAGGAGTGGGTGCTGCCATCATCTATTTATCCGAGCCTGCTTATGAGTATTCGGAAAAACTCCGTGATGATATCGTAAAACAGAGACTGAAAAACGTCTTTCAGCCGCTCTCAGACATTCAGTCAGGCCTCAACAAGGTTGCCACCGAGGTGGAAAAAATCACCACACCTAAGGAACCTGAGGTAGAAGACGAATTCGCCCCTCCAGAATCTATTGCGCGGCCCGGGATTGAGAAGGAAGTATCTCCACCTCTTGAGACACCTGCTACTGTGCTAGATGACATCAAGGACAATAAGCCTGTGCGCGTAAAAGTCGGCAAAAGTCCGGTGGACGAACTCATCAAAACGGTGAAGTCAGTCGGCTACCACCTTGTCATCACCTTCATCCTTGTGTTTTTCCTGCTGGCCTATGGCGAAAACATGATCAAGCACATCACTGAAGTGGAAGCTACAGCCGCACTGATGGACCAATTGACCACAGAAGTATCGCGCTACATGCTCACAATTACTGTCATTAATTCGCTGCTTGGAGTCATCACGGGACTCGCAATGTGGGCACTGGGCATGCCGAACCCCATACTCTGGGGGGTCATGGCAGGCACTCTGAATTTCATCCCCTACATCGGGGCCATTATTGGTGCTGTGATTGTATTCCTGGTGGCAGCGACCCACTTTGACAATCAGCTCGCTGTAATACTTGTGCCCGCAGTTTACTACATGCTCACGATCATCGAGGGCAACTTTCTCACTCCAGCCATTTTAGGGAAAAGTTTCACGGTGAACCCTATTGTGATCTTTATATGGGTCATGGCTTGGGGCGCTCTATGGGGCATCCCTGGGATGCTTATCGGACTTCCGATCCTCATGGTGGTTAGAATCAGCCTCTCAAAGTTCCCCATGTTCAATCGCTTGGAGAGAATTATTTCCGCTTAA
- a CDS encoding phytanoyl-CoA dioxygenase family protein, producing the protein MLGSYQERGFAIIKGFADADVVQKFRTEMDKVSESEASICVRHLRSKSDIVEEFAFSDQVRDLLGANWLPVRSILFDKNKAMNWPVAWHQDLTIALKGYEEVSGYGPWSEKDGVIHVHAPDQVLQNMITIRLHLDDTPASNGALRVMPGSHLKGKINSALIPAMVNSGEHVCECLAGDLLVMSPLILHASHKSQKPSRRRIIHIEYAQANTLDAALEWHESAIKRK; encoded by the coding sequence ATGCTGGGCAGCTATCAAGAACGCGGCTTTGCCATAATCAAAGGATTTGCTGATGCTGATGTGGTGCAGAAATTTCGCACTGAAATGGATAAGGTGTCTGAGAGTGAAGCATCGATCTGTGTCAGGCACTTGCGCTCAAAATCTGATATCGTCGAGGAGTTTGCCTTTTCTGATCAGGTTCGCGATCTGCTCGGTGCAAACTGGCTGCCGGTCCGTAGTATTTTATTCGATAAGAATAAGGCAATGAATTGGCCAGTGGCATGGCATCAAGATTTAACCATAGCATTGAAGGGGTATGAGGAGGTCTCCGGCTACGGTCCATGGTCAGAGAAAGATGGGGTCATACATGTCCACGCCCCCGATCAAGTTCTTCAGAACATGATAACTATCCGACTACACTTGGATGATACGCCTGCCTCGAATGGGGCGTTGCGGGTAATGCCGGGCTCACATCTGAAGGGTAAGATTAATTCAGCACTTATTCCTGCAATGGTGAATTCAGGAGAGCATGTTTGTGAATGCTTGGCTGGGGATTTGTTAGTCATGTCCCCATTAATTCTGCACGCTTCCCACAAGTCGCAGAAGCCAAGCCGGCGGCGTATAATTCACATTGAATATGCCCAAGCTAACACTCTAGATGCCGCTCTGGAGTGGCATGAGTCAGCCATTAAGCGGAAATAA
- a CDS encoding bifunctional riboflavin kinase/FAD synthetase → MRVFQDIRELTELDAPLHLALGVFDGVHVGHQEVIGLAVEGARSQGGLSGVLTFEPHPIRVLAPERAPRRILASIDHKIELLKDIGVDFVCVQKFDKDFAARNAEEFIADLAYYADELKRVAVGEDWVFGRGRSGNIHKLREWGGELGFVVDAAAPVMVDGERVSSTRIRQAIRDGNLQAAHDMLGRQYTVVGTVIEGRKLARSLGFPTANVVAHNEQLPPDGVWALKVEVNGKSYQAIGNLGRRPTVEMEGARRLLEVHVFGFDEDIYGQVIEAEFLDYIRPEKKFESIEALKAQIEDDVNKVKSII, encoded by the coding sequence ATGCGTGTATTTCAGGACATCCGTGAACTTACAGAGTTGGATGCGCCTCTGCATTTAGCACTTGGTGTTTTTGACGGCGTGCACGTTGGGCACCAGGAGGTGATTGGCCTGGCCGTGGAGGGTGCGAGGTCTCAGGGTGGATTGAGTGGAGTGCTCACCTTTGAGCCACATCCGATACGTGTATTGGCGCCTGAGCGCGCACCGCGCCGTATCTTGGCATCGATTGATCACAAAATCGAATTACTCAAGGACATCGGTGTAGATTTCGTCTGTGTGCAGAAGTTTGATAAGGACTTTGCTGCCCGTAATGCAGAGGAATTCATCGCTGATTTAGCCTACTACGCCGATGAACTCAAGCGTGTGGCCGTAGGTGAAGATTGGGTGTTTGGTCGTGGCCGTAGTGGGAATATCCACAAGCTTCGCGAGTGGGGTGGAGAACTGGGCTTTGTTGTTGATGCCGCGGCTCCTGTTATGGTGGACGGCGAGCGTGTGAGTAGTACCCGTATTCGTCAGGCGATCCGTGATGGCAACCTACAGGCTGCGCATGATATGTTGGGCAGACAATACACTGTGGTTGGTACTGTCATTGAAGGGCGCAAGCTTGCTCGCAGCTTGGGTTTCCCTACTGCCAATGTTGTTGCTCACAACGAGCAGTTGCCTCCCGATGGAGTTTGGGCACTCAAGGTGGAAGTGAATGGCAAGTCCTATCAGGCGATAGGCAATCTTGGTCGAAGGCCTACCGTTGAAATGGAAGGCGCCAGACGCCTGTTAGAAGTTCATGTGTTTGGATTTGATGAAGATATCTACGGTCAGGTGATCGAGGCAGAATTCCTCGACTATATCAGACCTGAGAAGAAATTCGAATCTATTGAGGCTCTCAAGGCTCAGATAGAAGATGATGTCAACAAAGTGAAGTCTATCATTTAA
- the truB gene encoding tRNA pseudouridine(55) synthase TruB: METDFSPSGVLVVDKEPNMTSHDLVAITRRQLKFKKIGHCGTLDPMATGVLMLVIGKATKLQDRLMCEDKVYEGSLKFGETTNSQDREGEIEETKEVPAFSDEEVEAAFNHFVGDFEQIPPMVSAIKKDGVPLYKLARKGKVVERKPRAVKVSDYSISRIELPEVDFTVHCSKGFYVRTYAHDIGQYLGCGAHLTALRRTRSGHFDLSRAIKASDLMKATREEIMEKLIGLEEIAEILSK; this comes from the coding sequence ATGGAAACCGATTTCTCACCTAGCGGCGTTCTTGTCGTAGACAAAGAGCCGAACATGACTTCGCATGATCTGGTGGCGATCACCAGACGCCAGCTTAAGTTCAAGAAGATTGGTCACTGCGGCACCCTGGATCCTATGGCTACGGGTGTTCTTATGTTGGTCATCGGAAAGGCAACAAAGCTTCAAGATAGGCTGATGTGTGAGGACAAGGTCTATGAGGGCTCCTTGAAATTCGGTGAAACGACTAATTCACAGGACAGAGAGGGTGAGATCGAGGAGACCAAAGAGGTGCCAGCTTTCTCTGATGAGGAAGTCGAGGCAGCCTTCAACCATTTCGTCGGCGATTTTGAACAGATTCCTCCGATGGTCAGCGCGATCAAAAAGGACGGGGTACCTCTCTACAAACTTGCCAGGAAAGGTAAGGTCGTGGAGCGTAAACCACGTGCTGTAAAAGTGAGTGATTATAGCATTTCACGTATTGAACTCCCTGAAGTGGACTTCACCGTGCATTGCTCAAAAGGTTTCTATGTGCGCACTTACGCGCACGACATTGGACAATATCTTGGCTGCGGTGCTCACCTAACTGCTCTACGGCGTACGCGCTCCGGTCATTTCGATCTCAGCCGTGCGATCAAGGCATCCGATCTCATGAAGGCCACGCGCGAGGAGATCATGGAGAAGCTGATTGGGCTGGAGGAGATTGCAGAAATCCTCAGTAAGTGA
- a CDS encoding DHH family phosphoesterase produces the protein MSHVRPDGDAIGSQLALGHALEEMGKTVYYVNEDGLPENLDFLPHADRIVQPKGEVLDVEVAIAVDCATKPRLGENALKAASNAKLWINIDHHISNPRYGDLNHIDSTSPATGQILYNLITKEDLPLSAVTRDAIYVAVSTDTGSFQYSGTTVETYEMAADLVRRGLDVGKINALTYDSNPYRRVELLRHLLNTLVRTDDGEIADWQLEYHVKEELELKPEDSEGLIDIIRAVKGVTVAVFFEELKGGTVRVSMRSKDLKVNVCEVAKEFHGGGHALAAGIRMEGPMSEAREKVLAALRKKVDQAKG, from the coding sequence ATGAGCCACGTGCGTCCTGATGGTGATGCCATCGGCTCTCAGTTGGCACTGGGTCATGCTCTGGAGGAAATGGGGAAGACTGTCTATTATGTCAATGAGGACGGACTTCCTGAGAATCTGGATTTCCTGCCACACGCAGACCGTATTGTTCAGCCTAAGGGAGAAGTGCTGGATGTGGAAGTGGCGATTGCCGTTGATTGTGCAACCAAGCCACGCTTGGGCGAGAACGCACTCAAGGCTGCCTCTAACGCAAAACTCTGGATTAATATCGATCACCACATTTCTAACCCTCGCTACGGAGATCTGAATCATATCGACTCCACGTCACCTGCTACAGGGCAGATTCTCTACAATTTGATCACGAAAGAAGACCTTCCTCTTAGCGCGGTAACACGTGATGCCATCTACGTGGCTGTCTCCACGGATACCGGGTCTTTCCAGTACAGTGGCACCACGGTAGAAACCTACGAAATGGCCGCCGACCTAGTACGCCGTGGCCTAGATGTGGGTAAGATCAATGCTTTGACATACGACAGCAATCCATACCGCCGTGTAGAGCTTCTGAGGCATTTGCTCAACACGCTCGTCCGTACCGATGACGGAGAGATTGCGGATTGGCAGCTTGAATATCACGTTAAGGAAGAGCTGGAGCTCAAGCCTGAGGATAGCGAGGGACTCATCGATATTATCCGTGCCGTCAAAGGGGTGACTGTAGCGGTCTTCTTTGAAGAGCTTAAGGGCGGTACTGTCCGCGTAAGTATGCGCTCTAAGGATCTTAAGGTGAACGTCTGTGAGGTTGCCAAGGAATTCCATGGTGGAGGCCATGCTTTGGCCGCAGGCATTCGTATGGAAGGCCCTATGTCTGAGGCTCGTGAGAAGGTTCTCGCAGCGCTCAGAAAGAAAGTAGATCAAGCCAAGGGCTAG
- a CDS encoding DEAD/DEAH box helicase, with translation MKSFDSLGLAEPILRAVKEKGYTTPSPIQAKVIPPILKGKDVLAAAQTGTGKTAGFTLPSLHLLAKRTGGRRHIRTLVLTPTRELAAQVQDNIEAYSKHLDLQSCVVFGGVGMRPQINQLKRGVDILVATPGRLIDLCDQGVCDLSKVEMLVLDEADRMLDMGFIQPIRKIVSKIPSKRQNLLFSATFSKEIRALTKEFLKNPVSVEVTPENTTAQTVDQLAYRCDQKTKTELTIHLIKQGNWDQVLIFTRTKHGANRLSEKLNKAGITASAIHGNKSQGSRTKSLEGFKKSKIQVLVATDIAARGIDIAQLPHVINFELPNVPADYVHRIGRTGRAGKEGQAVSLVCNDERPFLSGIEKLISKKIKLLTEEGFEPNQWTDRAPTASEVLKADAARKAEARKARGPRKSNPKKPQAKSKAKSQETSSGQKSSLNESKGGKIRRRRRNYRSRNRQSA, from the coding sequence ATGAAATCATTCGACTCGCTCGGCCTCGCCGAACCAATTCTTCGTGCCGTCAAAGAGAAAGGCTACACCACCCCTTCACCGATTCAGGCCAAGGTAATTCCTCCTATTTTAAAAGGGAAAGACGTCCTTGCAGCAGCTCAAACCGGCACCGGTAAGACGGCTGGATTCACACTTCCTTCTCTGCATCTTTTAGCCAAGCGAACCGGCGGACGTCGCCACATCAGAACGCTTGTCCTAACCCCCACAAGAGAACTTGCTGCCCAGGTTCAGGACAACATTGAGGCATACTCCAAACATCTGGACCTCCAGAGCTGTGTGGTATTCGGCGGCGTAGGTATGCGTCCTCAAATTAACCAGCTAAAGCGTGGAGTAGACATCCTCGTAGCCACACCGGGAAGGCTCATTGATCTCTGTGATCAGGGAGTCTGCGACCTCTCCAAAGTGGAAATGCTCGTTCTTGATGAGGCTGACCGCATGCTAGACATGGGCTTCATTCAGCCTATTCGCAAGATCGTCAGCAAAATCCCAAGCAAGCGCCAAAATCTACTCTTCTCCGCCACGTTCTCCAAAGAAATCCGTGCACTTACCAAAGAGTTCCTCAAGAATCCTGTATCCGTAGAAGTCACTCCAGAGAACACTACTGCTCAGACTGTCGACCAGCTCGCCTATCGCTGTGATCAAAAAACAAAGACGGAGCTTACCATCCACTTGATCAAACAAGGTAATTGGGATCAGGTACTTATCTTTACCCGTACAAAACACGGAGCGAACAGACTGAGTGAGAAACTGAATAAAGCGGGAATCACCGCCAGTGCCATCCACGGAAACAAGTCTCAGGGCTCCCGCACCAAATCTCTGGAAGGGTTTAAGAAATCAAAGATTCAAGTGCTCGTAGCCACGGACATCGCCGCACGCGGCATCGATATCGCCCAACTGCCGCATGTGATCAATTTTGAACTGCCAAACGTACCTGCTGATTACGTACACCGCATCGGAAGGACTGGACGAGCAGGCAAAGAAGGACAAGCCGTATCGCTAGTCTGTAATGATGAACGTCCTTTCCTAAGTGGCATCGAGAAATTGATCAGCAAGAAAATCAAACTTCTGACCGAGGAGGGCTTTGAGCCCAATCAGTGGACCGACCGAGCCCCAACAGCCAGCGAAGTACTGAAAGCGGATGCAGCCCGCAAGGCAGAAGCGAGAAAAGCGCGTGGTCCTAGAAAGAGCAACCCGAAGAAACCTCAGGCTAAATCCAAGGCAAAGTCCCAAGAGACATCATCTGGCCAAAAGAGTAGCTTGAATGAAAGCAAGGGCGGTAAAATACGACGCCGCAGACGCAACTACAGAAGTAGAAACCGTCAGTCCGCTTAA
- a CDS encoding 2OG-Fe(II) oxygenase, which translates to MNDILRPAMGDYSCPDKWLDRIAEGLSSPGFLHLKNALHPDFLERLVGLLEAKEDADKLERAGVGKGAALEVRSEIRSDSIFWLEPEDSSAVTKDWLEFMDEIISFLRRALFLPLESYEGHLARYPEGGFYKPHLDQHRVSPTRQVTLITYLNKDWDEANGGQLRLYTDIEKGIHGPYIDILPEYGSVVIFRSADFWHEVLPARQPRLSLTGWFRGREDNPALV; encoded by the coding sequence ATGAACGACATACTGCGCCCCGCTATGGGTGATTACTCGTGTCCAGATAAATGGCTCGATCGGATAGCTGAAGGTTTATCCTCGCCAGGCTTTTTACACCTCAAAAACGCCCTTCATCCAGATTTCTTAGAGAGACTGGTGGGCCTATTGGAAGCCAAAGAAGATGCGGACAAGCTGGAACGAGCTGGCGTAGGCAAAGGTGCGGCTCTCGAAGTACGCTCGGAGATCAGGTCAGATTCCATCTTCTGGCTGGAGCCCGAAGACTCGTCAGCAGTCACCAAAGATTGGCTCGAATTCATGGATGAAATCATCTCATTTCTAAGAAGAGCTCTTTTCTTGCCGTTAGAGTCCTATGAAGGACATCTGGCTCGCTATCCTGAAGGGGGCTTCTACAAACCGCACCTGGATCAGCATAGAGTCAGCCCAACTAGGCAGGTCACCCTGATCACCTATCTGAACAAGGATTGGGATGAGGCGAATGGTGGCCAATTGAGGCTCTATACAGACATCGAAAAAGGCATCCACGGACCCTATATCGATATTCTCCCTGAGTATGGTTCCGTAGTCATCTTCCGAAGTGCAGATTTCTGGCATGAAGTACTTCCCGCCAGACAACCACGTCTTAGCTTAACCGGTTGGTTCCGCGGCCGGGAGGACAACCCAGCCTTGGTCTGA
- a CDS encoding DUF4105 domain-containing protein: MPIRLQAIRHPWLAKALSWLCLLLGIYAFGAIIYDGPFASASLSNTLLSLCWVTCIWFITKRYGDKIAPQWISLAFIAVVLIPWSFIMPSNDRDWAPEFSKTGWVEIEGDQITFHHFRNFDYGLDGAITEKWETRVVHLSKLRHIDYFHDDFGGKLMGHPMLSFDFGDEGRICLSIETRREKDEHFTPLGGLYKMYELQYIFGSEEDIIRLRTNIRKEKVYLYRFDFTPEKNREIFLASVKTQNELHENPRFYHILRANCTTSLRNQASPKDQETLKDWRMLANGQLDAMVKEKGWIKGDSLSFKDLRKQALITDDAQKLHDSDEFSEAIRAGRKGFEDTYSNSPRS; this comes from the coding sequence GTGCCCATACGTCTCCAAGCAATCAGACATCCCTGGCTTGCCAAAGCCTTAAGCTGGCTATGCCTCCTGCTTGGCATCTACGCCTTTGGGGCCATTATCTATGATGGCCCGTTTGCCTCAGCCTCCTTAAGTAACACCCTCCTTTCCCTGTGCTGGGTTACCTGTATATGGTTTATCACCAAACGATACGGGGATAAAATCGCTCCACAATGGATCTCACTAGCCTTCATTGCTGTGGTACTCATACCCTGGTCATTCATTATGCCCTCTAACGACCGAGACTGGGCTCCGGAGTTTAGCAAGACTGGATGGGTAGAGATAGAGGGAGATCAAATCACATTCCATCACTTTCGCAACTTCGACTACGGACTTGATGGAGCCATTACTGAGAAGTGGGAAACACGTGTAGTCCATCTCTCTAAGCTCAGACACATCGACTATTTCCATGATGATTTTGGGGGCAAATTGATGGGCCATCCTATGCTATCTTTCGATTTTGGAGATGAGGGCCGCATCTGCCTGTCCATTGAAACTCGCCGAGAGAAAGATGAGCATTTTACTCCTTTGGGTGGGCTCTACAAAATGTACGAGCTGCAGTATATTTTTGGATCCGAAGAGGACATCATCAGACTTCGCACGAATATTCGTAAAGAGAAGGTCTACCTCTATCGCTTTGACTTCACACCAGAGAAAAACAGAGAAATCTTTTTAGCCTCAGTAAAGACTCAGAACGAGCTACATGAGAATCCACGCTTCTATCACATCCTCAGAGCCAACTGTACAACGAGCCTGCGGAACCAAGCCTCTCCAAAGGATCAGGAAACTCTCAAAGACTGGAGAATGCTCGCCAATGGTCAACTCGATGCCATGGTGAAAGAAAAAGGCTGGATTAAAGGAGATAGCCTAAGTTTTAAAGACCTGAGAAAGCAGGCTCTCATTACGGATGACGCCCAAAAACTGCATGACTCAGATGAGTTTTCAGAGGCTATTCGTGCAGGACGCAAGGGTTTTGAAGATACCTATTCAAATTCACCGCGTAGTTGA
- a CDS encoding GNAT family N-acetyltransferase, which translates to MHFIPESITVRLEDGQKVLLREVRPSDRERALAGFEKLSVESVYFRFWNDLLELSDSMLDRLTRADQINHLVWCALDPDNDENPGFGAASIWRYEDDPQMAEISFTVLDEYQSRGIGTLLLAVLWILAEKLGINMLRANVLPENARAIQWLVHLGGRAVEQKGICEIDLLLDESEDIQTEKRQELLVWLDQLRGEFE; encoded by the coding sequence ATGCACTTTATTCCCGAATCGATCACAGTTCGCCTGGAGGACGGCCAGAAAGTGCTGCTTCGTGAGGTGCGCCCATCCGATCGAGAGCGAGCACTTGCCGGTTTCGAGAAATTGAGTGTCGAGTCGGTGTATTTTCGATTTTGGAATGACCTTTTAGAGCTGAGTGATTCGATGCTGGATCGTCTTACACGTGCAGATCAGATTAATCATTTGGTGTGGTGCGCACTTGATCCGGATAATGATGAGAACCCAGGATTTGGAGCGGCCTCGATCTGGCGCTATGAAGATGATCCACAGATGGCTGAGATATCCTTCACCGTTCTGGATGAGTATCAAAGCAGGGGGATTGGTACTTTGCTGTTAGCTGTACTTTGGATATTAGCAGAAAAACTCGGCATCAATATGCTGAGAGCTAATGTGTTGCCTGAGAACGCGCGAGCTATCCAATGGTTGGTTCACCTTGGCGGCAGGGCTGTAGAGCAGAAGGGGATTTGTGAGATAGATCTGCTTCTGGATGAGTCAGAGGATATCCAGACTGAGAAACGCCAGGAATTACTTGTTTGGCTGGATCAACTACGCGGTGAATTTGAATAG